GCAGTTACATTAAGTTGCGTGGTAGCGGCCACCCCTACACAGTGGACTCTTTCGCCggtctttgaccaatcacaggcttTGTTTCGGTACCAGCCCCTATAACATGGAAGCTGTATAGCCTGCCTGCTTTCTGTGACACCTGCAGAACAAGAAGAGGCATCTCTGCTGGGACTCTCCGTGTTTGGTTCATCTTCACTCAGTGTTGCTTCATCTGCCATGGCTGAGGAAAATCTGTCCGTGGTGCTGCACGCCCAGGGAGACCTGCGGCTGGTAGGAGAAGACCCTCAAACTTCAACCATTTAGTTACAGAAAGTGTTTAATTATAAACTGACTGCAActtttttctttgcattttgtGCAATTCCTGCATTTCTCTCACAGGAAAACCGCCCCATCCCAGAGCCTGGACCTAATGGTATGATATATTCAACTGGTGAAGCTCATAATGTGTTTCCTTTAATAGAAATGAcccaaaaataagtttattcaagtgtgctattagttcttttaaacttaaaataatagagtatgctttcagtttactttttatgtacctaTCAGAGATATAattaacacatatatatacaagtatatttggctactgacaagtatacaaaaaagtctaagtatactgaTGATAAGTATGCAGTaaagtttaagtatacttggcttatactgataagtatacagaaaagtttaagtatacttggcttatactgataagtatacagaaaagtctaagtatacttggcctatgttgacaagtatacagaaaaatctaagtatacttggcttatactgacaagtatacaaaaaggtctaagtatacttggcttatactgttaagtatacagaaaagtctaagtatactttcttatactgataagtatacagaaaagtctaagtatactttcttatactgataagtatacagaaaagtctaagtatactttgcTTATACTgttaagtatacagaaaagtctaggTATACTTGGCCTAtgttgacaagtatacagaaaaatctaagtatacttggcttatactgacaagtatacaaaaaggtctaagtatacttggcttatactgatgataagtatacagaaaagtctaagtatactttcttatactgataagtatacagaaaagtctaagtatactttcttatactgataagtatacagaaaagtctaagtatactttcttatactgataagtatacagaaaagtctaagtatactttgcTTATACTgttaagtatacagaaaagtctaagtatacttggcctatgttgacaagtatacaaaaaagtttaagtatacttggtttataggcctacttgtacttaatcttttgatcaagatatacttaagaaacgTATAATAAAGTATTCtcgccttataggcctacagaaaggtatacttggcttgtagttgtgcttacttattgatagagtagcctattaaagtgtgttaaGTTGCAATTAACAATTTATATGCCACTTCAACAAGCaacaattttaaaatatgtaGAATATGTTAATATGTTGTGCACGATATGCAAGGTTATATATAATAAGTTGAATTCATATTTTAAAGTGCAGAACAACTACCTATAGTTTTTATGACTTTGTAATGTATTAGAGTCAGAAGTACTGCATATTATTAATTTGTTCTTAAAATATTTGTGACTTATAATGCACTGGtgttaaaaaatacatactTGCCACAGATTTCCTTTTAATTTGGTCAGTAGTTTGCATAAAGATTAGACTGAATTGTCATTTTGTCTGAACAAATTAAGATGTAGGGCATGATTCAGAGGTGTGGAATCATGCTGGTCTGTAGTGTCTTTTTGTCACAAGGAGACAGAACATGCATACCCTCGTATTAATCAGTACTGGACTGTCCCTGTCATGTTTTGCACACAGAGGTTCTGCTCCAGATGCACTCTGTAGGAATCTGTGGATCAGATGTTCACTACTGGCAGCACGGCCGGATTGGGGACTACGTGGTCACCAAACCGATGGTGTTGGGGCACGAGGCGTCAGGGCGGGTGGTGAAGGTTGGATCAGCAGTCAAGCACCTTAATGCAGGTAAGTGGGTGAGCACTGCAGAAACCTGCCATTCTGTTAAAAGGAAAGTTGAAACGTGTTTACATTTCAAACAATATttataattcaaaaacaaactgTACCCGCAGTGCCATACATGCTTTTAAACATATGCATTCATGGCACTGAAACCTAATACACTGTCTCACTTAGTCTTTACATTTTATGTTGAAAGTCAAGTTCACTCTCAGTCACGTAGATTTATCTGGACAAACTCATCTTCACTGTGTATTTTTTAGGTGACCGAGTGGCCGTTGAGCCCGGCGCGCCCCGCGAGATGGACGAGTTCTTCAAAAATGGACGCTATAACTTGTCTCCTACCATCTTCTTCTGTGCTACGCCCCCCGACGATGGAAACCTGTGCCGATTCTACAAACACAGTGCCAACTTCTGTTACAAGTAACAGTTATATTTTTAGGATTGCACCAGAGATTACCTAACAACTGACTCTCTTGCCTAACTTTGGcgtccttttcttcttcttcttcttcttcttcttcttcttttctctttctgtgtctttctTCAACTGTCCAGGTTGCCTGATAATGTGACATTTGAAGAGGGAGCTCTAATCGAGCCTCTGTCTGTGGGAATCCACGCCTGTCGCAGAGCCGGGGTAACCCTCGGCAGCACTGTGCTCATCTGTGGCGCAGGTAAAACATGAGCCAAAACTAATAAACTGACGCAATAGAACAAGATACTGCATACTGCCTTTCAGGACACGCTGCAGACTAATATAAAAAACAGGTGTTTGTGTAGCCCCTGCAAGTAAAGAATCTAACACACACTCGATGGGTGTAGTCATAAAAACGTGAGAATCATGCTGGCTCAACAAAACTTGAGTGAGTTTAAAACTACTGAACTTGAACGCACCTTGTAAGACActtaatatttaacaaaatcCCCTATGTTGCAAAAACAAGCTAATGCACATTTAAGACACCTGTGATACCAGGTGAAATAGTTTCTTATAAGTGTTAAGTTATATAGCACATGTGATTGCTGAAAACACATCATGACATTGACTCTTCTTCCTTGAATTGGAATTCAAATTTAAACTAAATCAATATTAACACAGTTGCTACAGTAAGTACACATCTTGtttatttcctctcttcccACAGGACCTATTGGTTTGGTCTGCCTGCTCGTGGCCAAGGCGATGGGGGCCTCGCAGGTCGTCATCACCGGTAacacactttataaacgtcTATCTCAACTGACGTGACATAACATGCATCTTCTCTtaagtcttttctttttgtctctaATCCTGTGTGCTGTGCTCAGATCTGTTCCCCGAGCGTCTGAAAATGGCCAAAGAGTTGGGCGCAGACTTCCAACTGGCGGTGAAGAAAGGAGACGCACCCCAACAGCTGGCCAAGAGCGTGGAGGACAAGCTGGGCGCTCAGCCTCACGTTACTATCGAATGCTCTGGTGTGGAGAGCAGCATTCAAACGGCCATCTATGTACGTGACTACTCAGTGTTGAAGTTATATTCAGAATTATGACGTAGCTCTGCACAAAGTATAGACAatagtacatttactcaggtaCTGTACTTACTTACAATTTTTAGGTCCTTGTAATTTACTTGAGTAACTTTATATTCTACTCCGCTATAGCTCAtttatttatctgacagcttgaGCTGCTTGTTGCTTTACACATCAAGACTTTAAAATATGTTGCATtgttgtagattaaactacccaacagtatataaaatagttaaaatgtAGCTCCTCATCAACCGACTACAACAGTGAAATGCTACCTACATGTTAATACATCTGTaatagttttatattatataataatacaacactGAGTGGCAATTTTTCCGTTTTACTAGTTACtagttttgatactttaagtacattttgcctGTAATACTTGcctggagtatttttacagtgtggtattgctGTTTTAACTCCACTGCTTGTTCTTTATACTACCGCATATTTGGTCCACTATAAAGCATAAATGCCAAAGAGTTTGAGTATCTGGAGACTTATAAAATAATCCAAGTTCTAActggttttttttctgtcaggcGACACGTTCAGGAGGCGTGGTGGCGTTGGTGGGTGTGGGCGCTGACATGGCCACGGTTCCTCTGATCAATGCTGCCCTCAGAGAAGTGGACATCAGAGGAGTTTTCCGCTACTGCAACACGTAAAAAACATATCTATTAATTGCCCTTTTTTGTTCTATAAGCAGATGTTTAAAGCAAAGCTGGAGGCAGTTCCACTCGGGAGTAATAATTAGACCATTTATGTCCTTTGCTGAAGCTCAACTGATTAAGTAATTATTAGCTATCACAGAGACTGAACTCGTGAGTGAAATGTTTGTCCTGCTGTGTTGCAGCTGGCCGATGGCCATAGCCATGTTGGCATCCGGTAAAGTGAACGTGAAGCCCCTCGTGACCCACCGTTTCCCTCTGGAGCAGGCAGCCCAGGCCTTTGAGACCACGCGTCAGGGTCTCGGGATAAAGGTCATGTTAAAGTGTGACAAGGATGACCAGAAGCCCTGATCTGACCCGCCTGAGAGCGACTCAGCGTGACAAGCAGACATAAACAACACTGGACATTGAACCTACGATAGAAGATAAcagagccggttcaaagagacACACTAATAAAAGCCCTGTGAACTGACTGCAGGTCAGAGATGTAGCTAGCACTGAATGGTACAAATCATTATTTTACGATGCTTGAACTTTGTTGTATAACCaacattttaattgttttaaggTTGTAcataattacatatttaaattTATGATAATTTTACATACGGCTACTGAACTAAAAGAAGATCcttaaataataaaactaaaatgaaatgatatGTGGcttttgttatttgatttccacAGAACCTGCACTACCTAACTGCAGGCATTAGGGGGAACTAGAGACTCATAGTGGAAACATATAGCAGAGTCTATGTCCCAATTCTCTGCTCTATACTGATCATACATAATATGTACTACACGTTCATCTTAGATTTAATGCTTTTTATGTTCTCCAATGTTTTTTCTGGAGCGGTCTCACTAACTGCAAttgattaatatatattttgcagCTGTGGGACAAGACTACATATGtattccaatacccatactaccatactatttagtacgCCAGAAAAAGTTTTAGTATGTCCTAATACATAGTGTGTAAAaagcagtatgccaaaaataccagcatgcttttctggcaattctgacccacaatcctctgcgcagcagataaatgagcaagagggtcaaagttcaaggcgcaatgttatgacgaagtagtatgaCCCAATtatatgcatactgcatgcaacagtaagTACTTTGTTATGGCAGATGCAGCatgtactaaaaataaaaagtatgtgatttggaaagTAGCCTCGGACACTTTTACAGCACGCTCAAAAATCAAAGTGTTGTTTACTGACAGCTTTGTTTTGAGTATACTTCCCTCTTTTTCCAGTGGGAACACAACATATTCAAAAACCTGCATAGAATTATTACGCATTATGGAATCAGCACACAGATACTGTTTGTCCAAATTCCACTCTACATACTACGagatttaatagattaatagatttaatactttttttttttccaagatcTTTCTGAAGTTGTTTGACCttctgtaatttatttaaaatatttgcaTCTGTGGTTAGCTCCTCCTATTCCAAATATTCATTATTTGAATTATAATTGGAAttttactaaaagtaaaagtctaAGGCTAAACTATGAGGCAAATCAGACACTCACAATTGAGATTTCAATTTCATCATATTAAACGTGCTAAATTCAAAATCCAGATCATATCTgtgattgagggattgcctccacacggctctcaacatggctcgTAGCTGACgctgctaacagtgcaaacaacagcaacagtgttgacagagctaacagcgttTACCTGAGGGGGGGACCGGAGGGCGGGTGCAAGTTTCCTTGACGATGCCTTGGGTTGGGATGGCATCATCGGTGGTAACCGCCAtttgagagcagtgcagagcggcggcgatTAGCTTGCCAGTGGGGTGCACACACAGGGACTCACATACACTAACAGGCATGCACGGCTGGACCGGCTACGTactgtcaacaaagcacagagaagctgattacaacacacatacacacacacacacacacacacacacacacacacacagggagagcgacttcattctctgttcaggtagacattactccattGCAGtacatctttacatagcaaatagtagTTTAGCTGTTCTGAATTTCTAATCTAGCACCTTTAAGTCAAAgttatgaataaaataatttactCTCTTACGTTTGACTTAGTACAGTAAGTCAAAATTATTTGATAAatcaaataatttaattatgaaATTATGAGAATACAtcaaaatttgttttttatttttttcatgtctaacttttcataaattttttattttcttttcctggaaGCAATGGGCCTCCATACATAGCAGGCTGAGGCTAATTATCGAAGTACATTTTTAGAGGCGAAAACCTCCATCTGGTGCTTCACTTTCACACAGCAAACCTTTTTTTAGAACCAGTTTGATCCAGTCCAACAAAACCAGCCAGGTTCAGCTCAGATTTTATTATCTTGCCACAATGACATGAAACTACTTTACGAGGCATGCACACAGATCATGTTCATATGGTTAAAAGTCACTACAATGCATTGTAAAACCTTTACCCGGCGGTAAGGCTCGTTTCTGTCACAGTGGGTGATTCACAGTTCGCTCTTTCCCTCTCAAGACTGAAAGCCAACATACAGGTGGGGAGATGTTTGCAGTGACTAaacctgtgtgttttttttatttgttttttttaacatgagcACAATACTAGACGAGTTTCTCTTTATGTACAGACATTCTAATACTGCTTATGGCAATGGGACGGCTCGCACAACACAGTTACATTCACAATCCACCCATAGTATGCATGAGTGTCAGTCAGGAACACTAAAGATGAACGTACAGTAGAGTAGCACACAAAAGAAACTTCATTATCATACATGTGACTTTGATATCAAAAGCATAATCGATGCATGTTAATAGTTTTACTCGGTTGCttgttatttaaatgtgtgGGTGAGTGTTTGTACATGAGATTTAGAAAAGACTTCAGAGGTTGAACTCTTGTATTGCCGTTAAATGAAGAAAATCAAAAGGATATGGCGTTTCTCCCATAAACCCCTGCTGCAAGCATTGGTTTGATTCACATGTACATCATATCAACGTAGCATATTTAAACCCGACATTTCACACACTTAACTCACTCCCCTTttcactggcaactactgtgaTATCAGGCATGTAATTGTGTCTCTGCCATCATCACGGACCGTCTCAATTCAACAGCGAGATTCGATAAATATTTACAATGCAGCTGTGGCCCCTCCCTCACCCACCTCCGCCTTCGCTCGCGATATTAgcaaaatatgtatttacatgagaaataaataaacagagaaGAAAATGAAACTATACAAGAAGTATAGTAGGAGCATCATATTGCAttacatgaatataaaaaaataaattgtgacgCATTCGCTCGATAAATCCGTCAACACGATCTCACTGAAGTGACACGGAAAAGCACAGACAGGACgaataaataacacacacacacacgcacacacacactgtctcttcAGCTGGTCAGATGGAAAAAGCATCTCATGTCAATAAAATGGCCGTTGTATGTTAAGCACAGACAAGGTAGAGATGATGAGGAATTGAAGTCATCAGCTcaacgaaaaaaaaagaaagaagagaaatgaATTGACAGGGAGAAGCAGTCCTCCCACCCCCGTCACTGGTCGGATTGGTTTGCCCCGTCAGataaccaatcacagctgaCGTCCTGTCCTTTGGAGCGGTCCCTCTCCATCGTTTATATGTACATAGGTGTCTCCTGTCCTGTTAGAAGTCTGAACATGGCTGCCGGCATGGTCTTCATGTGAatctggcaaaaacaaacaatctcaATTAAAGGGTCAAACGTTTAGAGTATTTTCTTATAGATGTTCCATGCTGtagatgatgtgtgtgtattctgGAGGGGTCccttttatttcaacattttcaaaAGGTAAACCTTAAAACTGTCAACATCATTGTCGCTGTGTCCAAAATCATTCACTATTCACTATATAGTCCGCCGCACAGTCTCCTTTGAATGTCTAATGAGAATTATTATATCCTACTATACATATAGAGTGCcgcaggaatgagtccttaaaCCCAGAAACTAGTTAGCATATTAggacttcctgttccctcgtttcgaagtcaatgggttttttgttAAGtgactgaaataaggtctgtggttaacacaagcttaaaggaccagtgtgtcaAATTTAGGGGTaactattggcagaaatggaatataatattaataagtgtgatttctttaatgtataatcacctgaacataagagttgtttttgttaccttagaatgagccgtttatatctacatacagagcaggtcctcttcacggagccggccaccgccatgtttctacagtagggCCTGAGTTgacaacgttactcgctgccgtcgctctctctctcgcttcaccattcactcacttcccacatacaccaCATACACCACatacactggctctgctccaaatgagcTACGCTAcacttacaacaactggctctagacaGGGCCATTCGCTTCgcccaccgtagttcttctacatgcttggcacacgggagaggcttcagttggttgcaatgtgcaacctcaccgctagatactgccagatcttacacactgctcctttaagagattttaacgttttgttctacaacataaaatcccactggtgaatttttaagcttttatgtgtcttaaataaggcggttgctaacaagtggctaaatgagactaccaaacgtcatcacgtcgactcgtccgcctttggcttagtggtggtgacatgaagtcatgcgaccgtggtgtagttcgtctatagcctaacgttagctttctacttctggcgattgcattcacacatcaaaaatcataaaagtggtgttcatctgtggagattatcttgctgaaacATTTAAGTATCacaaacgtgtgtttgccacagagcttatatcctgcaataatccaaaacccaatggtaAAATtctattggctttttgtcgagggaaccaggccggacttcctggttggcctacaaaatatgtcatccctatTAGACCTTAGATAAGAGTCAAGTTACTCCAGCATTGAGTGTCGACATGTGTTAATGTGCTATCATACAAACAGTTTAGCCCTCTAACTGGCTAATTGATGCAAGAGAATACAGCTGGTATTCATTAGCAGATACTGCTACCTGCTCTAGGTGGCATAAAGAGGGCCTGTTATGCTccttttcaggtgcatacttgtattttgggtttgtactagaacatgtttacatgctttaatgttcaaaaaaacaatttacttttcttataccggctgtgctgcagcacctcttttcaccctctgtctgaaacgctctgtctgctctgattggtcagctggcccacactgttgtgattggtcaaccgaaccaaactctttgaactccgctccagctctgctctaactagctttgtttgagggtggaagaaaaggcaggacttcaatcaaggcgtttcaggcagttcagtaaccgtgtttctgtgggggagagtaactccctttggcctggactttggtctttgtaactttgcagaccttttaaatgcacaaaaaacgatataacacactaaaggaaaggggaacagcacaaaagcataataggtcccctttaaagtaaaACTGAAAGCTAGAAACTGCAACACTGCCTCTGTCCTTCTTTGGTGCGACtcttcttttaaatgttttaaatctcAGTTGGTCTCCTAGGTTTCTATATAGCAGACTTAAattatcccacaatgcatcatAAAAAGTAGTGTAAAATCGATGGCCACTAAACAAGATATATGGACCAACATGCAGTAGGACAAGACAGTTAAAAAAGGTTCATTTATATGGCAGCTGGGTGAGAGGACTGACCTCGGTGGACACTATATAGTCCATCACACAGAGCTCCCTCTATAGTGACAGTAGTAAATTATTTTGAACACAACCTCAGACTCTCGTGCTCCACACAGAAAATAACTTGACAAGTCCTCTCCATTTAAAAGCTTCAATAGGTTGAAGCCATCCTTCCACAACAAACAGAAACTTTCATCCATGTGTGCAATATTTCTTTATCAGTGCGACACGTTTGGCTCAGCACAGGCTGAGACATCCTGTCTTTTTGTGTCCTAACTTGCtggatcctacaattcccataatgctACTGAACTGTGTCTTTTGTTAGACTTCCCCAGCCTTGTAAATGCCTACGTCTTTCATACTCAACGCCTGagtttctgttaaaaatgtgtagTCGCCAATCCCAGTCTGAGATAACCAATCAGGGTTATTCTCTTGCTTAAtttaaaggtagagtgtgtaggatttggcggcatctagtgatgtggttgcagattgcaaccaactgagtacccctctgctcactccacCCTTTCCAAAactaacatgagccgcagagtgcaaaaccgccggtaacaccgttcgcctcacttagaggccatccttatcataataacactactttatgagcaacagaagtcagatgccggcggttttacactctgcggctcacgttaccgcagtttcacaagcgtggcgtaacactaatgaaaacatacttataaatattatattccatttctgataatagatcccccgaaatgttacacactgtggTTTTAATTAAGGAAGTTTCTCTTGAGCCACACAACACATTAAACAACTGTTTTCTATACAGTATAATTTACTTTGGTAAAAAtcacagatactgtatgtgctccATATTTGCAAATGTgaacattcacattttattgttattatcgtgtgtgtgtgtgtgtgtgtgtgtgtgtgtgtgtttgtgtgcatcagTTTAACCTCGCCAACAGAGTTCGAGAGGGCCTGGACGATCTTCTCATGTGCTGTGGCCACCACACTCTGCCCGTTGATCTCTATGATCCTGTGACCCACACGGACCCCACCGCGCTCAGCAATGCCTCCTCGCATCAGACTGCATATCtgacaaaacacaaaaggagAAGTCCTCAAGTTGTAACCATTTTGCAAGAATACAGAGTAATATATGCTAAACGAATGTCACTGGAAGGGTAAAATGTCCTGCAGCGATACAGTGATGACATCTAAGACTGAGGCTGTGAGGCCAGCAGAGATTTAAAAGACAATGATAAACTGCACATTACATTCTCGCTAAAGATAATGAGATTTGTTTTTAGCAGGGAATGTATTTGGTTTATAAATATTGTTCAAGGCAAAACAGTAATTTATCACAACGCAGCAAATGTGTTTCTTCAGTGtgtaaaacacagagaaaataaaataattaaagctgcaagcagcgttgaacgggccctcgcccctttgcgcacgtcgggggtacccgctgccgtgcatttacatgaaagtcggacactgcacgcaacagttggAGGGTATTTTCTGCGTGGAGCGCGTGGCACTGTAAATGACCTGTTGAGAACCTGTGGGGCATCCTTAaaaggcacttctatgagggtgggtgGCAGAATACAACCATTtcttgttgccagtaggtggcgctatcaccataactcaataatggaATGTATATGTCTTCAATGACTCAATGACTCTTATCCAgtttgtgaagtttggggcagattggaatATGTAgggtcaagttacaacagcctcctgtgtcatgtcgtatgcctcgaatggttgaggataggataggtcgtctggcagcgagtctcacgagagtttttgcagatctcagatcaatTTCGCAATTTACAGGGTCCCTTCTAGTCGCTGGTCTGGAAGCCGAAAATCAGGGCTGAAGTCGAGTAGAGTGAACTTGCTATAACCAAACTGCCAATCACTGGGCATTTTCATAATGTAGTAATCACATTTAGTACCAACTCGAAGGGACTGGAAGATCTTtactcatttgttgttttttgttgtacatCTGAACACTTTGTTCAAACTCTGTATAAGCTGAACCTGTTTGTCCTctaaacacccacacaggtgttttcagttattccggctgattagacctctgctcaggctgAAGGTGGAATTCATGAGATCACAAATCTCTATCTACCAACAAGAATAATAACAATGCCCAAGCAGGTGTAATGAAGACtgacaggagactcaggaagatgtcaagaaattacagtgagcagagatctaatcagccaaataaactgaaaacacctgtgtgggtgttcatgGCTTTTAACGCAGGGTGCAGAACCCTCTGAACCTCCTCCACTGTCACCTCTCTGTTGTCAGTGTCATTCCTACACCCAGACTGAGGTGTAGGAATTTGTGGTGTAGAGACTACAggtaaaagaaatgcactgcactttttttattaGCTTCTGTTGCCTGTAATTTCAGATATTGTACTGTCATCACCTATAATCATGACTAAAAGCATATCGGTATGTC
Above is a genomic segment from Sebastes umbrosus isolate fSebUmb1 chromosome 2, fSebUmb1.pri, whole genome shotgun sequence containing:
- the sord gene encoding sorbitol dehydrogenase, yielding MAEENLSVVLHAQGDLRLENRPIPEPGPNEVLLQMHSVGICGSDVHYWQHGRIGDYVVTKPMVLGHEASGRVVKVGSAVKHLNAGDRVAVEPGAPREMDEFFKNGRYNLSPTIFFCATPPDDGNLCRFYKHSANFCYKLPDNVTFEEGALIEPLSVGIHACRRAGVTLGSTVLICGAGPIGLVCLLVAKAMGASQVVITDLFPERLKMAKELGADFQLAVKKGDAPQQLAKSVEDKLGAQPHVTIECSGVESSIQTAIYATRSGGVVALVGVGADMATVPLINAALREVDIRGVFRYCNTWPMAIAMLASGKVNVKPLVTHRFPLEQAAQAFETTRQGLGIKVMLKCDKDDQKP